A section of the Citrobacter farmeri genome encodes:
- the hupB gene encoding nucleoid-associated protein HU-beta, whose protein sequence is MNKSQLIDKIAAGADISKAAAGRALDAIIASVTESLKEGDDVALVGFGTFAVKERAARTGRNPQTGKEIAIAAAKVPGFRAGKALKDAVN, encoded by the coding sequence GTGAATAAATCTCAACTGATCGACAAAATTGCTGCAGGGGCTGATATCTCCAAAGCTGCGGCAGGGCGTGCGTTAGACGCAATTATTGCTTCTGTTACCGAATCTCTGAAAGAAGGGGATGACGTTGCGCTGGTAGGTTTTGGTACTTTTGCTGTTAAAGAGCGTGCTGCCCGTACTGGTCGCAACCCGCAAACAGGTAAAGAGATCGCCATTGCTGCCGCCAAAGTACCTGGTTTCCGTGCAGGTAAAGCACTGAAAGACGCAGTAAACTAA